One Bdellovibrio sp. ArHS genomic window carries:
- a CDS encoding deoxyribodipyrimidine photo-lyase, whose protein sequence is MANVTIFWFRRDLRLQDNAGLYAALKEKGHVLPLFIFDTEILDKIEDRRDARVTFIHQTVMNLKKELNHLGSDLLVRHGKPLDILRKLIQEKDVRAIYTNHDYEPYARERDEKVSQWAAQQKIEFKTFKDQTLFEKDEILTDSGKPYTVFTPYKRKVLSKLNAFYLQSYPNSQYEGAFAKTAMIEDMLSLENLGFERKEQDFPSAKVSTKVIQQYANTRDFPALEHGTSHLGLHLRFGTVSIRELAREARKHSEVWLSELIWRDFFMQILWHYPLVEKQSFRPEYDRILWRKSKADFTRWCEGKTGYPLVDAGMRELNATGYMHNRVRMVTASFLCKHLLIYWYEGERYFAKKLLDYDLAANNGNWQWAAGTGCDAAPYFRIFNPEAQAKKFDPDGEYIKKWVPEIGTSAYPEPMIDHAEARGRCLQAYAKALRK, encoded by the coding sequence ATGGCAAATGTGACAATCTTCTGGTTCCGCCGTGACTTACGACTTCAGGATAACGCGGGACTTTATGCGGCCCTTAAAGAGAAGGGGCATGTTCTTCCACTGTTTATCTTCGACACCGAGATCTTGGACAAAATCGAAGACCGCCGTGACGCGCGTGTGACTTTTATTCATCAAACTGTGATGAATCTTAAAAAAGAGCTGAATCACCTCGGTTCAGATCTTTTAGTGCGTCATGGAAAACCCTTAGACATCTTGAGAAAACTTATACAAGAAAAGGATGTACGGGCCATCTATACAAATCATGACTATGAGCCCTACGCACGTGAAAGAGACGAAAAAGTGTCCCAATGGGCCGCGCAGCAGAAGATCGAATTCAAGACTTTTAAAGATCAGACATTGTTTGAAAAAGATGAGATTCTTACCGACAGTGGCAAACCTTACACTGTTTTTACGCCTTACAAAAGAAAAGTGCTTTCGAAGTTGAATGCCTTTTACTTGCAGTCTTATCCTAATAGTCAATATGAAGGTGCTTTTGCGAAAACCGCAATGATCGAGGACATGCTTTCCTTAGAAAATTTGGGATTTGAACGGAAGGAACAAGATTTTCCGTCGGCAAAGGTGTCTACGAAAGTCATCCAACAGTATGCAAATACCCGAGACTTTCCTGCGTTGGAACATGGGACCAGTCATCTGGGGCTGCATCTGCGATTTGGCACGGTCAGTATTCGCGAGTTGGCGCGCGAAGCCCGAAAGCATTCCGAGGTGTGGTTGAGCGAACTTATCTGGCGGGATTTTTTTATGCAGATCCTGTGGCACTATCCGCTGGTGGAAAAACAAAGTTTCCGGCCGGAGTATGATCGCATCCTTTGGCGTAAATCCAAGGCCGACTTTACCCGTTGGTGTGAAGGAAAAACAGGTTATCCCTTGGTGGATGCTGGAATGCGGGAATTGAATGCCACTGGCTATATGCACAACCGAGTGCGAATGGTGACCGCCAGCTTTCTGTGTAAGCATCTTTTAATTTATTGGTACGAAGGTGAAAGATATTTCGCCAAAAAACTTCTGGATTATGATTTGGCCGCAAACAACGGAAACTGGCAGTGGGCCGCCGGCACGGGTTGCGATGCGGCTCCTTACTTTCGAATCTTTAATCCGGAAGCGCAAGCAAAGAAGTTTGATCCTGACGGGGAATATATTAAGAAATGGGTGCCAGAGATTGGGACGAGTGCTTATCCTGAACCCATGATTGATCACGCGGAAGCGCGAGGTCGTTGTCTGCAGGCTTATGCAAAAGCTCTTAGAAAGTAG